From one Rhizobium lentis genomic stretch:
- a CDS encoding metallophosphoesterase family protein produces MKIIQITDTHFSPGKPHFNGNWAPLLSWIEETGADLIVHTGDLTVDGADQDEDIVFSMDLMRQVSIPMLIVPGNHDVGHLKDSDQPVNAERLARWRSLAGPDRWLEDAAGWRFIGLNALLLGHQDDEEEAQFEWLERALADRAGRRVALFAHKPLFVDAPDEGDTGYWSVRPVQRRRLYDLIAAHDVALFASGHLHWAWQGGFGNTRLTWGPSAAFIIDKMEREMPGERLIGAVIHEFDRSVASAIVAVPGMTAHVLDDVVHEVYPQALKQREPVE; encoded by the coding sequence GTGAAAATCATTCAGATCACCGACACCCATTTCAGCCCCGGCAAGCCGCATTTCAACGGCAACTGGGCGCCGCTTTTGTCCTGGATCGAAGAGACCGGCGCCGATCTGATCGTCCATACCGGTGATCTCACCGTCGACGGCGCCGACCAGGATGAGGATATCGTCTTCTCGATGGATCTCATGCGCCAGGTATCGATCCCGATGCTCATCGTTCCCGGCAATCACGATGTCGGCCACCTCAAGGACTCCGACCAACCCGTCAATGCCGAGCGGCTTGCCCGCTGGCGCAGCCTTGCCGGCCCCGATCGCTGGCTGGAGGATGCGGCCGGCTGGCGTTTCATCGGCTTGAACGCGCTGCTTCTCGGTCATCAGGATGATGAGGAGGAGGCGCAGTTCGAATGGCTCGAGCGGGCGCTCGCCGACCGGGCAGGCCGGCGCGTGGCGCTTTTCGCGCACAAGCCGCTGTTCGTGGATGCACCTGACGAAGGTGATACCGGCTATTGGAGCGTTCGGCCGGTTCAGCGCCGGCGGCTCTACGATCTGATCGCTGCCCATGACGTGGCTCTTTTCGCGAGCGGCCACCTCCATTGGGCCTGGCAGGGCGGCTTCGGCAATACCCGGCTGACATGGGGGCCGTCGGCAGCCTTCATCATCGATAAGATGGAGCGGGAGATGCCGGGCGAACGCCTGATCGGTGCCGTTATCCACGAGTTCGATAGATCGGTCGCAAGCGCGATCGTCGCCGTGCCCGGTATGACCGCGCATGTGCTCGACGATGTCGTCCACGAGGTCTATCCCCAGGCGCTCAAGCAGCGGGAACCGGTGGAATGA
- a CDS encoding ABC transporter ATP-binding protein: MSALSLRGITKAFASNQILDGVSLDVNAGEFIALVGPSGCGKSTLLRILAGLDHADRGEILIGGKDMSGVAAADRNIAMVFQSYALYPHLTASENIAVPLAMRRLSKMQRLPFIGSLMPGQRATRAAIARDVREMATSLKIDHLLDRKPGQMSGGQRQRVALARAMVRQPQIFLMDEPLSNLDANLRVHARGEIVDLHRRAGVPTLYVTHDQAEALSMADRVAVMMGGRLLRIASPEVIYDDPAHVEVARFIGQPRINLLPAFAEGGVVLCGGLRLTLENAPGGKMPVTLAIRPEFVFLSRNRHDGLAARIERVEFLGSEVILHCRIEAIGETVVAKVQPAEAAGLTAGDSIGLRLSPGRTLIFAEDGSRLAGRVATGDAGFDAADAGDAQRERAHG; encoded by the coding sequence ATGAGTGCGCTCTCGCTTCGCGGCATCACCAAGGCCTTCGCCAGCAACCAGATCCTCGACGGCGTCAGCCTCGACGTCAATGCCGGCGAATTCATCGCGCTGGTGGGCCCCTCCGGCTGCGGCAAGAGCACGCTCCTGCGCATCCTTGCCGGCCTCGATCATGCCGATCGCGGCGAGATCCTGATCGGCGGGAAAGACATGTCCGGTGTGGCAGCCGCCGACCGGAACATCGCCATGGTCTTCCAATCCTACGCGCTCTATCCGCATCTGACGGCCTCAGAAAACATCGCCGTGCCCCTGGCGATGCGCCGGCTGTCGAAGATGCAGCGGCTGCCCTTCATCGGTTCACTGATGCCCGGTCAGCGCGCCACGCGCGCGGCAATCGCCCGCGACGTTCGCGAGATGGCGACGTCGCTGAAGATCGACCATCTGCTCGACCGCAAGCCCGGCCAGATGTCGGGCGGCCAGCGGCAGCGCGTGGCGCTCGCCCGCGCCATGGTGCGCCAGCCTCAGATTTTCCTGATGGACGAACCGCTTTCCAACCTCGACGCCAACCTGCGCGTCCACGCCCGCGGCGAGATCGTCGATCTGCATCGGCGCGCCGGCGTGCCGACGCTGTATGTCACCCACGACCAGGCGGAGGCGCTGTCGATGGCCGACCGGGTGGCGGTGATGATGGGCGGACGGTTGCTGCGGATCGCCAGCCCCGAGGTGATCTATGACGATCCAGCCCATGTCGAGGTCGCCCGTTTCATCGGCCAGCCGCGCATCAATCTGCTGCCGGCCTTTGCCGAGGGCGGCGTCGTCCTCTGCGGCGGACTGCGCCTGACGCTCGAAAATGCGCCCGGCGGAAAGATGCCGGTGACCCTCGCCATTCGCCCGGAATTCGTCTTTCTGTCCAGGAACAGGCATGACGGCCTTGCTGCCCGGATCGAACGGGTGGAATTCCTGGGCTCCGAAGTCATTCTCCATTGCCGCATCGAAGCGATTGGCGAAACCGTTGTCGCCAAGGTTCAGCCCGCCGAAGCCGCAGGCCTTACGGCCGGCGATTCCATCGGGCTTCGCTTGTCGCCAGGCCGGACGCTTATCTTTGCAGAGGACGGCAGCCGGCTGGCCGGCCGCGTCGCAACGGGCGATGCCGGGTTCGACGCTGCCGATGCCGGCGACGCGCAGCGGGAGCGCGCCCATGGCTAG
- a CDS encoding carbohydrate ABC transporter permease — translation MASIAAAALPDDSAVAHRRSEARIAWMLVLPAIILLFLFVLLPVASVIVLGFTDFELGYGKFRFVGFENYAHLITDRTFRKSLWNTTVYTAIVAPVSILLGLGIAMLIESETAARSFFRTAYFLPVASLIVAMATVWQYMFHPTIGPLNALLALAGLSGPNWLGSSGTVLYSLSIIGVWQSTGFNMVLFLAGLTAIPRELYAAAEVDGARSSLDRFLLVTWPMLGPTTLFIITISITNAVKVFETVKTLTEGGPNKASEVLLFTIYQEGFVYLRVGYASAMTVVFLLILVVLMFLQYRVLDRRVHYT, via the coding sequence ATGGCTAGCATAGCAGCTGCGGCCTTGCCGGACGATTCTGCCGTTGCCCATCGGCGCAGCGAAGCCCGCATTGCCTGGATGCTGGTGCTGCCGGCCATCATCCTGCTGTTTCTCTTCGTGCTTCTGCCGGTCGCATCGGTGATCGTGCTCGGCTTTACCGATTTCGAGCTCGGCTACGGCAAGTTCCGGTTTGTCGGCTTCGAAAACTACGCGCATCTGATCACCGACCGCACATTCCGCAAGTCGCTCTGGAATACGACGGTCTATACGGCGATCGTCGCGCCTGTCTCGATCCTTCTCGGTCTCGGCATCGCCATGCTGATCGAGAGCGAGACCGCGGCGCGCAGCTTCTTCCGCACCGCCTATTTCCTTCCGGTCGCCTCGCTGATCGTCGCCATGGCGACCGTCTGGCAATATATGTTCCACCCGACGATCGGTCCGCTCAACGCGCTGCTGGCGCTTGCCGGATTGTCCGGCCCGAACTGGCTGGGCAGCTCCGGCACGGTGCTCTACAGCCTTTCGATCATCGGCGTCTGGCAATCGACCGGCTTCAACATGGTGCTGTTCCTGGCCGGGCTTACGGCAATCCCGCGCGAGCTTTACGCCGCAGCCGAAGTGGACGGCGCCAGGTCGTCGCTCGACCGCTTCCTGCTGGTGACCTGGCCGATGCTCGGGCCGACGACCCTTTTCATCATCACCATCAGCATCACCAATGCGGTCAAGGTGTTCGAGACCGTCAAAACTCTGACGGAGGGCGGCCCGAACAAGGCGTCGGAAGTGCTGCTCTTCACCATCTACCAGGAGGGCTTCGTCTATCTGCGCGTCGGTTATGCCTCGGCAATGACGGTGGTCTTTCTGCTGATCCTGGTGGTGCTGATGTTCCTGCAGTACCGCGTCCTCGATCGCCGGGTGCATTACACATGA
- a CDS encoding carbohydrate ABC transporter permease: MMVSPLSRGRVIRLSLLSLGAIIFLAPYIFMISAAGKTQSDIFTSSLSLVPTHLAYVENFAKALSRVPMARLLWNGVVVCGLIFFFQVLVAIPCAYAMAKLRFAAARAMMVLVMLGLLVPIHATALPLYVALDRAALLNSYAALVAPFTISVFAIFMFLQFFRAMPDDLIHAARLDGMSELGIIARVIVPNAWPAVTAFAIFSVVAHWNDLYWPLIVISKQDYATPPLGLMYFRAAEAGDDYGALMAATLIITLPLVIAFLLAQKRFVEGITMTGLKG, encoded by the coding sequence ATGATGGTCAGCCCTCTTTCCCGCGGCAGGGTAATCCGCCTGAGCCTGCTTTCCCTCGGCGCGATCATTTTCCTGGCGCCCTACATCTTCATGATCTCGGCGGCCGGCAAGACGCAGAGCGACATTTTCACCTCCTCGCTGTCGCTCGTCCCCACGCATCTCGCCTATGTCGAGAATTTCGCCAAGGCCTTGAGCCGGGTGCCGATGGCGCGGCTGCTGTGGAACGGCGTCGTGGTCTGCGGGCTGATCTTCTTCTTCCAGGTGCTGGTGGCGATCCCTTGCGCCTACGCCATGGCGAAGCTGCGCTTCGCCGCCGCCCGCGCCATGATGGTGCTGGTCATGCTTGGCCTGCTGGTGCCGATCCATGCGACGGCGCTGCCGCTCTATGTCGCCTTGGACCGTGCCGCCTTGCTCAACAGCTATGCAGCGCTCGTCGCGCCCTTCACCATCTCGGTCTTCGCAATCTTCATGTTCCTGCAGTTCTTCCGCGCCATGCCGGATGATCTCATCCATGCCGCGCGTCTCGACGGCATGTCGGAGCTCGGCATCATCGCCCGCGTCATCGTGCCGAATGCCTGGCCTGCCGTCACCGCCTTCGCCATCTTCTCGGTCGTCGCCCATTGGAACGATCTCTACTGGCCGCTGATCGTGATCAGCAAACAAGATTACGCCACGCCGCCGCTCGGCCTGATGTATTTCCGCGCCGCCGAGGCCGGCGACGATTACGGCGCACTGATGGCGGCGACACTGATCATTACCCTTCCCCTCG